Proteins encoded by one window of Clostridium bornimense:
- a CDS encoding PLP-dependent aminotransferase family protein has protein sequence MTELYSKRIKNVPKSFVREILKVTEDSSIISFAGGLPNPKFFPSEEIEKATALALNEDKDHTLQYSTTEGYKPLREFIANRYKKKGMDISADEILIVSGSQQAMDLVGKVFIDEGDGIILEKPAYLGAIQSFSMYQPKFTAVDMEDDGISIEGLKEALKDKNNKMIYTVTNFQNPSGITYSKEKREAMAAVINDSNVIYIEDDPYGELRFIGEEQKPVASLIKKNRLLFGSFSKIVAPAMRLGWVAGDKEIIEKLTIAKQAADLQTNSFSQRVVYKYLENNDLDEHIALIRKHYKDQRNAMVEAMKKYFPEGVSFTETEGGMFIWVTLPNEFYTEDLIDEALKNKVAFVPGSCFYVDSDKSNTMRLNYTNCDAETIDRGIKILGELINKFLNR, from the coding sequence ATGACTGAATTATATTCTAAAAGAATTAAAAACGTACCTAAATCATTTGTGAGAGAAATATTAAAGGTTACAGAAGATAGTTCAATAATATCTTTTGCTGGTGGATTACCTAATCCTAAATTCTTTCCTAGTGAAGAAATAGAAAAAGCTACAGCGTTGGCACTAAATGAAGATAAGGACCATACATTACAATATAGTACAACAGAAGGGTATAAGCCACTTAGAGAATTTATTGCTAATAGATATAAAAAGAAAGGCATGGATATAAGTGCTGATGAAATACTTATAGTAAGTGGTTCACAACAGGCTATGGACCTTGTAGGAAAGGTTTTTATAGATGAAGGTGATGGTATTATATTAGAAAAACCAGCTTATCTTGGAGCAATTCAGTCATTTTCTATGTATCAACCTAAATTTACAGCTGTTGATATGGAGGATGACGGTATAAGCATTGAAGGTTTAAAAGAAGCATTAAAAGATAAGAATAATAAAATGATTTATACAGTAACTAACTTTCAAAATCCATCAGGAATTACATATTCTAAAGAAAAAAGAGAAGCTATGGCTGCTGTAATTAATGATAGTAATGTTATTTATATAGAAGATGACCCATATGGAGAACTTAGATTTATAGGTGAAGAACAAAAACCAGTAGCATCACTTATTAAAAAGAATAGATTGTTATTTGGAAGTTTTTCAAAGATTGTTGCTCCAGCTATGAGACTTGGATGGGTTGCTGGAGATAAAGAAATTATAGAGAAGTTAACAATAGCAAAACAAGCGGCAGATTTGCAAACAAATTCTTTCTCACAAAGAGTAGTATATAAATATTTGGAAAACAATGATTTAGATGAACATATTGCATTAATAAGAAAGCATTATAAAGACCAAAGAAATGCTATGGTAGAAGCTATGAAGAAGTATTTCCCAGAGGGTGTTTCTTTTACAGAAACAGAAGGTGGAATGTTTATATGGGTTACTTTACCTAATGAATTTTATACTGAGGATTTAATAGATGAAGCTTTGAAAAATAAGGTAGCTTTTGTTCCAGGATCTTGTTTCTATGTAGATTCTGATAAATCTAATACTATGAGATTGAACTATACAAATTGTGATGCTGAAACTATTGATAGAGGAATAAAGATATTAGGAGAACTTATTAATAAGTTTCTAAATCGATAG
- the proS gene encoding proline--tRNA ligase → MSKKNNKKFVSEITSMDEDFAQWYTDIVKKAELVDYSSVKGCMIIRPYGYALWENIQKYLDGKFKETGHENVYMPMFVPESLLQKEKDHVEGFAPEVAWVTKGGDNELTERLAVRPTSETLFCDHYSKIIESHKDLPKLYNQWCSVVRWEKTTRPFLRTTEFLWQEGHTAHATAEEAQAETIKMLNVYAEMMENFLAIPVVKGQKTEKEKFAGAEATYTIESLMHDGKALQSGTSHNFGDGFAKSFGIQYSDKNSQKQYVHQTSWGVTTRLIGAIIMVHGDDSGLVLPPRVAPTQVIIVPIAQHKEGVLEKAEELRERISKVARVKADTSDKMPGWKFNEWEMKGVPVRVEIGPKDIENNVAVLVRRDTREKEVVSLDNLETRITELLNEIHDNLYAKALQNREEKTFVAKTMEELKEIADTKPGFIKAMWCGDLACEEAIKEKAGLTSRCMPFEQEEITDTCVCCGKKAKSMVYWGKAY, encoded by the coding sequence ATGAGTAAGAAAAATAATAAAAAGTTTGTTTCTGAAATAACATCAATGGATGAAGACTTTGCACAGTGGTATACAGATATAGTTAAAAAAGCAGAACTTGTTGACTATTCAAGTGTTAAAGGTTGTATGATAATAAGACCTTATGGATATGCGTTATGGGAAAATATTCAAAAATATTTAGATGGAAAGTTTAAAGAAACTGGTCATGAAAATGTATATATGCCAATGTTTGTACCAGAATCATTATTACAAAAGGAAAAAGATCACGTAGAAGGTTTTGCTCCAGAAGTTGCATGGGTAACTAAAGGTGGAGACAATGAATTAACTGAAAGATTAGCAGTAAGACCAACATCAGAAACTCTTTTCTGTGATCATTATTCAAAAATCATAGAAAGCCATAAAGACCTTCCAAAGTTATATAATCAATGGTGTTCTGTTGTTAGATGGGAAAAAACTACAAGACCATTTTTAAGAACTACAGAATTCTTATGGCAAGAAGGTCATACTGCACATGCTACAGCAGAGGAAGCTCAAGCAGAAACAATTAAGATGTTAAATGTTTATGCGGAAATGATGGAAAACTTCTTAGCTATACCAGTAGTTAAAGGTCAAAAGACTGAAAAAGAAAAATTTGCAGGAGCTGAAGCAACTTATACTATAGAAAGTTTAATGCATGATGGTAAAGCACTACAAAGTGGTACATCTCACAACTTTGGAGATGGATTTGCAAAGAGCTTTGGTATTCAATATAGCGATAAGAATTCACAAAAGCAATATGTTCATCAAACTTCATGGGGTGTAACAACTAGACTTATCGGAGCTATAATTATGGTTCATGGAGATGATAGTGGTTTAGTACTTCCACCAAGAGTTGCACCAACACAAGTTATAATAGTACCAATAGCACAACATAAAGAAGGTGTTCTAGAAAAAGCTGAAGAATTAAGAGAAAGAATCTCAAAAGTAGCTAGAGTTAAAGCAGATACTTCAGATAAGATGCCAGGTTGGAAGTTTAATGAGTGGGAAATGAAAGGTGTTCCAGTAAGAGTTGAAATTGGACCAAAAGATATAGAAAATAATGTAGCAGTTCTAGTAAGAAGAGATACAAGAGAAAAAGAAGTAGTATCTTTAGATAACTTAGAAACTAGAATTACAGAATTATTAAATGAAATTCATGATAATCTTTATGCTAAAGCACTACAAAATAGAGAAGAAAAGACTTTTGTAGCTAAGACTATGGAAGAGCTTAAGGAAATAGCTGATACAAAGCCAGGATTTATAAAAGCTATGTGGTGTGGAGATTTAGCTTGTGAAGAAGCTATAAAAGAAAAAGCTGGATTGACTTCAAGATGTATGCCATTTGAACAAGAAGAAATTACAGATACTTGTGTATGTTGTGGTAAAAAAGCAAAATCAATGGTTTACTGGGGTAAAGCATATTAA
- a CDS encoding MarR family winged helix-turn-helix transcriptional regulator, which produces MSDINLIDISKKLFSLLMSIHGKAFNPNEFAKGHCIPPSHIKVIFYLHGHDSASVSEIGKKLYISKPNMTPIIDKLVNEGFVTRYEDPNDRRVLRVKLSEKSIIFLDEVKENITKQFVSKLSVLDESELMELSNSADTIKNILSKLS; this is translated from the coding sequence ATGTCTGATATAAATTTAATCGATATTTCAAAAAAATTATTTAGCTTATTGATGTCTATACATGGAAAAGCTTTTAATCCTAATGAATTTGCAAAAGGTCATTGTATACCTCCTTCTCATATAAAAGTTATTTTCTACTTACATGGCCATGATTCTGCATCAGTATCTGAAATTGGGAAGAAATTATATATATCTAAACCTAATATGACTCCTATTATTGATAAGTTAGTAAATGAAGGTTTTGTTACTAGATATGAAGATCCTAACGATAGAAGAGTTCTAAGAGTAAAACTCTCCGAAAAATCTATAATTTTTTTAGATGAAGTAAAAGAAAATATAACTAAACAATTTGTCTCAAAACTTTCTGTTCTCGATGAATCTGAATTAATGGAATTGTCAAATTCAGCAGATACTATAAAAAATATATTATCTAAATTAAGTTAA
- a CDS encoding alpha/beta hydrolase: MTNRINFSIVDDEGVKINCYKWIPKGEIKGIVQISHGMLETILRYDDFAKYLNKNGYVVYGHDHRGHGKTAESKEKLGHLDKDDFNWLVEDVHLITDKIKREYKDKKVILLGHSMGSFVSQRYIQLYSKDIHALILSGSNGKPPKVTRFAAWITNIARNVFKVDKRANIINKLTFGSYNRGLEGRTEVDWLCSDSKEVDKYIKDSYCGGVPTVSFFNELFTGLLTINTRGNFDTVRKDLPIYIFAGDKDPVGMRGKGIINLYNKFKEIGIKDVTYKLYKDGRHEMLNEVNKKDVYLDIVSWIESKI; encoded by the coding sequence ATGACAAATAGAATTAACTTTTCGATAGTAGATGATGAAGGTGTCAAAATTAATTGTTATAAGTGGATACCAAAGGGAGAGATAAAGGGTATCGTTCAAATATCTCATGGTATGTTAGAAACAATATTAAGATATGATGATTTTGCTAAATATTTAAATAAAAATGGTTATGTTGTATATGGACATGATCATAGGGGGCATGGAAAAACAGCTGAGTCAAAAGAGAAATTAGGCCATTTAGATAAAGATGATTTTAATTGGTTGGTTGAGGATGTTCATTTAATAACTGATAAAATAAAAAGAGAATATAAAGATAAAAAAGTGATTTTATTAGGTCATTCTATGGGATCTTTTGTATCACAGAGATATATACAACTTTATAGTAAGGATATACATGCATTGATATTGAGTGGAAGTAATGGGAAACCTCCTAAGGTTACTAGATTTGCTGCATGGATAACTAATATAGCTAGGAATGTGTTTAAAGTAGATAAAAGAGCCAATATTATAAATAAACTTACCTTTGGAAGCTATAATAGAGGTTTAGAAGGAAGAACAGAAGTAGATTGGTTATGTTCTGATAGTAAAGAAGTGGACAAGTACATAAAAGATAGTTATTGTGGAGGGGTTCCAACAGTTTCTTTCTTTAACGAATTATTTACAGGACTTTTAACAATAAATACAAGAGGCAACTTTGATACAGTAAGAAAAGATTTACCTATATACATATTTGCCGGAGATAAAGATCCAGTAGGAATGAGAGGAAAAGGTATAATAAATTTATACAATAAATTTAAAGAAATAGGCATTAAAGATGTAACATATAAATTATATAAAGATGGACGCCATGAGATGTTAAATGAAGTTAATAAGAAAGATGTTTATCTAGATATAGTTAGTTGGATAGAAAGTAAAATATAA
- the pulA gene encoding type I pullulanase, producing the protein MGDKKFFEVSTESGYKSISYDEFEDTYYYEGELGALYTKMETKFVLWAPTAEDVKVIFYGTDGKEYRSSYRSKIDMIKGEKGIWEVKVDGDLNGEYYNYLVKNKGIVNEVVDPYAKALGVNGDRGMVTNLLSTNPEGWENDRKPKQISPVDAVIYEMHVRDFSIDENSGVSNEKKGKFLGVCESGTTTNRKTKTCLDHLEELGVTHIHLLPSFDYSTVDESNLDIPQYNWGYDPKNYNAPEGSYSTDPFNGEVRIKEFKEMVKKVHEKGIRVVMDMVYNHTMKSFDSNLNLAVPNYYYRQDSKGNFADGSACGNETASERKMVRKFIVDSVIYWAKEYHIDGFRFDLMGLHDIETMKEIRKGLDKIDKTIIMYGEGWNGGPSPLPEEKAALKKNTVKYGNLQIAAFSDDVRDGVKGHVFYEDEPGFVNGAKDMEETIKFAVVASTKHPEVDYSKINYSDHPWANEPYQTVTYASAHDNYTLFDKLQVVNKEATISELKRMNKLIASIILTSQGIAFIHAGEEFARTKVKEDGTLDENSHKSPDSVNKLDWKRKEEFIDIFNYYKGLIKLRRTHKGFRMDRTIDIVNNIKFLSKGKSFSKDNIVAYTINSAAVGDTWNEIAVIFNGNDEDVQVKLPSKGWSLVVDNNVAGVEEIKFIDDTKIIVPKVSAYILYK; encoded by the coding sequence ATGGGAGATAAAAAATTTTTTGAAGTAAGTACAGAATCAGGATATAAATCTATTAGTTATGATGAATTTGAAGATACATATTATTATGAAGGTGAATTGGGAGCTTTATATACAAAAATGGAGACAAAATTTGTGTTGTGGGCACCTACTGCAGAGGATGTAAAGGTTATATTTTATGGAACTGATGGAAAAGAATATAGAAGTTCCTATAGAAGTAAAATAGATATGATTAAAGGTGAAAAAGGTATTTGGGAAGTAAAAGTAGATGGAGATTTAAATGGTGAGTATTACAACTATTTAGTGAAGAATAAAGGTATCGTAAATGAGGTTGTAGACCCATATGCTAAGGCTCTTGGTGTTAATGGTGATAGAGGAATGGTAACTAATTTATTAAGTACAAATCCTGAAGGATGGGAAAATGACAGAAAGCCAAAGCAGATATCGCCAGTAGATGCTGTTATATATGAAATGCACGTTAGAGATTTTTCTATAGATGAAAATTCTGGTGTTAGTAATGAGAAAAAAGGAAAGTTTTTAGGTGTTTGTGAAAGCGGTACGACAACTAATAGGAAAACTAAAACTTGCTTAGATCATTTAGAAGAATTAGGAGTAACACATATTCATTTATTACCAAGCTTTGATTATAGTACAGTAGATGAATCTAATTTAGACATACCTCAATATAATTGGGGATATGACCCTAAAAATTATAATGCGCCAGAGGGATCTTATTCAACGGATCCTTTTAATGGAGAAGTTAGAATAAAAGAGTTTAAGGAAATGGTTAAAAAGGTACATGAAAAAGGAATAAGAGTCGTAATGGATATGGTTTATAATCATACAATGAAAAGTTTTGATTCTAATTTAAACTTAGCAGTACCAAATTATTATTATAGACAAGATTCAAAAGGTAATTTTGCTGATGGATCTGCTTGTGGAAATGAAACTGCTTCAGAAAGAAAGATGGTAAGAAAGTTTATAGTTGATTCAGTGATTTATTGGGCAAAAGAATATCATATTGATGGATTTAGATTTGATTTAATGGGACTTCATGATATAGAGACTATGAAAGAGATTAGAAAAGGGTTAGATAAAATAGATAAAACTATAATAATGTATGGTGAAGGATGGAATGGTGGACCATCACCATTACCAGAAGAAAAAGCAGCATTGAAGAAAAATACTGTGAAGTATGGAAATCTACAAATTGCAGCTTTTAGTGATGATGTAAGAGATGGCGTTAAGGGTCATGTTTTTTATGAAGATGAGCCCGGATTTGTTAATGGAGCAAAAGATATGGAAGAAACAATAAAGTTTGCAGTAGTGGCTTCAACAAAACATCCTGAAGTAGACTATAGTAAGATTAATTATTCAGATCATCCATGGGCCAATGAGCCATATCAAACAGTAACTTATGCATCAGCCCATGATAACTATACTTTATTTGATAAGTTACAAGTAGTAAATAAGGAGGCTACCATTAGTGAATTAAAGAGAATGAATAAGTTAATAGCATCAATAATATTGACGTCACAAGGGATAGCTTTTATTCATGCCGGGGAGGAATTTGCAAGAACAAAGGTCAAAGAAGATGGAACTTTAGATGAAAATAGCCATAAATCACCAGATAGTGTAAATAAGCTTGATTGGAAAAGAAAAGAAGAATTTATTGATATATTTAATTATTATAAGGGACTTATAAAACTTAGAAGAACTCATAAAGGGTTTAGAATGGACAGAACTATTGATATAGTTAATAATATTAAATTCTTAAGTAAAGGGAAATCTTTTAGTAAGGATAATATAGTAGCGTATACTATAAATAGTGCGGCGGTAGGAGATACATGGAATGAAATAGCTGTAATATTTAATGGTAACGATGAAGATGTACAAGTGAAGTTACCAAGTAAAGGCTGGAGTTTAGTAGTAGATAATAATGTGGCAGGAGTTGAAGAAATTAAATTTATTGATGATACTAAAATAATAGTGCCTAAGGTTTCAGCATACATTCTTTATAAGTAA